The Sphingosinicella humi genome has a window encoding:
- a CDS encoding TfoX/Sxy family protein — translation MALDEGLYAWVQDSLEPLGPVTMRKMMGGATLYLDGTIFAILDEGEIWFKADAETDAIWDAEGCERFSVTFKDGRVDTMNYRRAPTDVYDDPEAMQRCARLAVEAGLRGAAKKKPRKR, via the coding sequence ATGGCGCTGGACGAGGGCCTCTACGCCTGGGTGCAAGATTCGCTGGAGCCGCTCGGGCCGGTGACGATGCGCAAGATGATGGGCGGCGCGACCCTCTATCTCGACGGCACCATCTTCGCGATCCTCGACGAGGGCGAGATCTGGTTCAAGGCGGATGCTGAGACGGACGCGATCTGGGACGCCGAAGGCTGCGAGCGCTTCTCCGTCACTTTCAAGGACGGCCGCGTCGATACGATGAACTATCGCCGCGCGCCCACCGACGTCTACGATGATCCGGAGGCGATGCAGCGCTGCGCCAGGCTGGCGGTGGAGGCGGGCCTCAGGGGCGCGGCGAAGAAGAAGCCCCGCAAGCGCTAG
- a CDS encoding DMT family transporter, producing the protein MAWVWLILGGFFEVGFTTCLRFVDGFKNVPWTIGFLVSVALSMGLLELASRNIAMGTAYAVWGGIGAVGTVLVGIFFFQEPAGALRVALIFGIVACIAGLKLIH; encoded by the coding sequence ATGGCTTGGGTTTGGTTGATCCTGGGCGGATTCTTCGAAGTCGGGTTCACCACCTGCCTGCGTTTCGTCGACGGCTTCAAGAATGTGCCCTGGACGATCGGCTTCCTCGTTTCGGTGGCCCTGTCGATGGGGCTCCTCGAGCTTGCCTCCCGCAACATCGCGATGGGGACCGCCTACGCCGTCTGGGGCGGGATCGGCGCGGTCGGCACGGTGCTGGTGGGCATCTTCTTCTTCCAGGAGCCTGCCGGAGCGCTTCGCGTCGCGCTCATCTTCGGCATCGTCGCCTGCATCGCCGGCCTGAAGCTGATCCACTGA
- a CDS encoding DMT family transporter: MKPVSTATAFAVASLGIAAFSTMDALMKGLSIEMGAYNALLWRTLAGAVIGGLIFFARGNPWPGPQVARLHMLRGVLSAAMAILFFWGLARVPLAQGVALSFVAPLIALHLAAWLLKERIERQAILASLLGFAGVLVILSGQAQSDLGPEAFRGALAILASAGLYAYNIILMRQQALVAKPLEIAFFMSLIMSACFLVAAPVLAVVPTPPQVPALAGAALLAFVSLMLLSWAYARAEAQHLAPVEYTAFIWASILGLLVFAEPVRPLTLLGAGMIVAACIIAARRRPVSIAEMEAAL; encoded by the coding sequence GTGAAACCCGTTTCCACGGCGACCGCCTTCGCCGTCGCCTCCCTCGGCATCGCCGCCTTCTCCACGATGGACGCCCTGATGAAGGGGCTGTCGATCGAGATGGGCGCCTACAACGCCCTGCTGTGGCGGACGCTGGCGGGTGCCGTCATCGGCGGCCTGATCTTCTTTGCCCGCGGCAACCCCTGGCCCGGGCCGCAGGTCGCGCGGCTCCACATGCTGCGCGGCGTCCTTTCGGCGGCGATGGCGATCCTCTTCTTCTGGGGCCTCGCGCGAGTGCCGCTGGCGCAGGGAGTGGCGCTCTCCTTCGTGGCGCCGCTCATCGCCCTCCATCTCGCCGCCTGGCTGTTGAAGGAGAGGATCGAGCGGCAGGCGATCCTCGCCTCCCTGCTCGGCTTTGCCGGCGTGCTCGTCATCCTGTCCGGCCAGGCGCAGTCGGACCTCGGCCCCGAGGCGTTCCGCGGCGCCCTCGCCATCCTCGCCTCCGCCGGCCTCTATGCCTACAACATCATCCTGATGCGCCAGCAGGCGCTGGTGGCGAAGCCGCTCGAGATCGCCTTCTTCATGAGCCTCATCATGAGCGCCTGCTTCCTCGTCGCCGCGCCGGTGCTGGCGGTGGTGCCGACGCCGCCGCAGGTACCCGCGCTGGCCGGGGCGGCGTTGCTCGCCTTCGTGTCGCTGATGCTGCTGTCCTGGGCCTACGCCCGGGCGGAAGCCCAGCATCTGGCGCCGGTCGAATATACGGCCTTCATCTGGGCGAGCATCCTCGGCCTGCTTGTCTTCGCCGAGCCGGTGCGGCCCTTGACCCTGCTCGGCGCCGGCATGATCGTCGCCGCCTGCATCATCGCGGCGCGGCGGCGCCCGGTCTCGATCGCGGAAATGGAGGCGGCGCTGTGA
- the ispG gene encoding flavodoxin-dependent (E)-4-hydroxy-3-methylbut-2-enyl-diphosphate synthase, protein MSVRPWRDIARRPSRQIMVGSVPVGGGAPVTVQTMTNTITADAKATIDQIRRCEEAGADIIRVSCPDEDSTAALKQIVRAARVPIVADIHFHYKRALEAADAGAACLRINPGNIGSEARVAEVVRAAKANGCAMRIGVNAGSLEKDLLEKYGEPCPEALVESALDHIKLLEDQDFREYKVAVKASDVFLAVAAYQQLAEAVDCPLHLGITEAGGARGGTVKSAIGIGSLLWFGIGDTIRVSLSAEPEEEVRVGFEILKSLGIRNRGVRVVSCPSCARQGFDVIRTVQTLEERLSHIRTPMSLSVLGCVVNGPGEARETDIGITGGGQGKHMVYLSGVTDHHVRDEDMVDHIVKLVEAKAAEIEAGTDDSVAHAAE, encoded by the coding sequence ATGTCCGTTCGCCCCTGGCGAGACATAGCGCGGCGCCCATCGCGTCAGATCATGGTCGGCAGCGTGCCTGTCGGCGGCGGCGCGCCCGTCACCGTCCAGACGATGACCAACACGATCACCGCCGACGCCAAGGCGACGATCGACCAGATCAGGCGCTGCGAGGAAGCGGGCGCGGACATCATCCGCGTCTCCTGTCCCGATGAGGATTCGACGGCGGCGCTGAAGCAGATCGTCCGTGCGGCGCGGGTGCCGATCGTAGCCGACATTCATTTCCACTATAAGCGCGCGCTGGAAGCGGCGGACGCGGGCGCGGCCTGTTTGCGCATCAACCCGGGCAATATCGGCTCCGAGGCGCGGGTCGCCGAAGTCGTGCGCGCGGCGAAGGCCAATGGCTGCGCGATGCGGATCGGCGTCAACGCCGGCAGCCTCGAGAAGGACCTGCTCGAAAAATATGGCGAGCCTTGCCCCGAGGCGCTGGTCGAGAGCGCGCTCGACCATATCAAGCTGCTCGAGGACCAGGATTTCCGCGAATACAAGGTAGCGGTGAAGGCGAGCGACGTCTTCCTCGCCGTCGCCGCCTATCAGCAGCTCGCCGAAGCCGTCGACTGCCCGCTCCACCTCGGCATCACCGAGGCGGGCGGGGCGCGCGGCGGCACCGTCAAATCGGCGATCGGCATCGGCTCGCTGCTCTGGTTCGGCATCGGCGACACGATCCGCGTCTCGCTCTCGGCCGAGCCCGAGGAGGAGGTCCGCGTCGGCTTCGAGATTCTGAAGAGCCTCGGAATCCGCAACCGCGGCGTCCGCGTCGTCTCCTGCCCGTCGTGCGCGCGCCAGGGTTTCGACGTCATTCGCACCGTCCAGACGCTGGAGGAGCGCCTCTCCCACATCCGGACGCCCATGTCGCTTTCGGTCCTCGGCTGCGTCGTCAACGGCCCGGGCGAGGCGCGCGAGACCGACATCGGCATCACCGGCGGCGGCCAGGGCAAGCATATGGTCTATCTCTCCGGCGTCACCGACCATCATGTCCGCGACGAGGACATGGTCGACCATATCGTGAAGCTGGTCGAAGCGAAGGCCGCCGAGATCGAAGCCGGCACCGACGATTCCGTCGCCCACGCCGCGGAATGA
- a CDS encoding DUF488 family protein — protein MTLPFFTVGHSTRSIEAFVELLRAGEVAMVVDIRTVPRSRTNPQYNLDALPDSLATYQIGHTRIEALGGLRGKSREVPPEVNGWWENQSFHNYADYALSDEFRHGLEKLLALGRERRLAMMCSEAVWWRCHRRIVADYLLLGGEAVFHLMGDDRVTPAKMTPAARETGGTITYPAASAA, from the coding sequence ATGACCCTACCTTTCTTCACTGTCGGCCACTCCACCCGGAGTATCGAGGCCTTCGTCGAGCTGCTGCGGGCCGGCGAGGTCGCCATGGTCGTCGATATCCGCACCGTGCCGCGCTCGCGCACCAATCCCCAATATAATCTCGATGCGCTGCCCGACTCGCTGGCGACCTATCAGATCGGCCACACCCGCATCGAGGCGCTGGGTGGTCTGCGCGGCAAATCTCGGGAGGTGCCGCCGGAGGTGAATGGCTGGTGGGAGAATCAAAGCTTCCACAATTATGCCGACTACGCCCTGTCGGACGAATTCCGGCACGGCCTCGAAAAGTTGCTTGCGCTCGGCCGGGAGCGGCGGCTTGCCATGATGTGTTCCGAAGCGGTCTGGTGGCGCTGCCACCGCCGAATCGTCGCCGACTATCTCCTTCTCGGAGGCGAGGCGGTGTTCCACCTGATGGGCGACGACCGTGTGACGCCCGCAAAAATGACGCCGGCCGCGCGCGAGACAGGAGGCACGATCACCTATCCGGCAGCGTCAGCCGCTTGA
- a CDS encoding CPBP family glutamic-type intramembrane protease, with translation MSGITLRLMLLGLAGAASLLLLPVEKLAPTAWPPLALRALATVQPALLILVATALGAWLAPRSGLDAPLIRAWAERRPWRPVVREQLPAAIIVGLLVAAILVAYAGLWEARMAGVASGPALGFEVPLVTKLLYGGIAEELLMRWGVMSLVAWLAWRLPGRSQPVPGWCYWTGAAAAALLFAAGHLPLLFLSVPSPPPWLVGAVILGNALPGLLFGWLFWRKGLEAAMIAHASAHLASTAVLAL, from the coding sequence ATGAGTGGCATAACGTTGCGCCTGATGCTGTTGGGCCTTGCCGGGGCGGCGTCCCTGCTCCTGCTTCCGGTGGAGAAGCTCGCGCCCACAGCCTGGCCGCCGCTCGCGCTGCGCGCGTTGGCGACGGTGCAGCCCGCGCTGCTCATTCTGGTGGCGACGGCCCTCGGCGCCTGGCTCGCACCCCGGAGCGGGCTCGACGCTCCGCTTATCCGCGCCTGGGCCGAGCGTCGCCCGTGGCGCCCTGTCGTTCGCGAACAGCTGCCCGCCGCCATCATCGTTGGGCTTTTGGTGGCCGCAATCCTCGTCGCCTATGCTGGCCTTTGGGAGGCACGGATGGCGGGCGTGGCGTCCGGCCCGGCCCTGGGGTTTGAAGTGCCGCTGGTCACCAAGCTCCTCTACGGCGGCATCGCCGAGGAATTGCTGATGCGCTGGGGCGTGATGTCGCTGGTCGCATGGCTGGCCTGGCGATTGCCGGGCCGCTCCCAACCCGTGCCCGGCTGGTGCTACTGGACCGGAGCGGCCGCGGCGGCGCTGCTGTTCGCCGCCGGGCACTTGCCGCTGCTTTTCCTCTCGGTGCCCTCGCCGCCGCCATGGCTGGTCGGCGCGGTGATCCTCGGCAACGCCTTGCCCGGTCTGCTCTTCGGCTGGCTTTTCTGGCGCAAGGGCCTGGAGGCGGCCATGATCGCCCATGCGTCCGCCCATCTGGCCTCCACCGCCGTGCTCGCGCTCTAA
- a CDS encoding isoaspartyl peptidase/L-asparaginase family protein: protein MRLFLLIGALMMTTAAHAAQPSGDGKTDWKLVIHGGAGVIERSRLKPEQEKEIRAALDLALQTGSKILASGGDSLDAVEAAVKVLENDPNFNAGRGAVFTYDGTNEMDSAIMDGETRNAGAVAGVTATKNPISLARAVMEDSPHVMLSGEGANQFSKEQGLEQAPPEYFATPERRRQLDELKARKLSWFDVDLKYGTVGAVALDTKGHVAAATSTGGLTGKRWDRIGDSPIIGAGTYADDRACAVSATGAGEYFIRAGVAHEICARIRMKGDGGKEAADAVMAEVKALGGDGGVIVVTPKGEATWSFNTPGMYRGKASAEGRTVAIFGDE, encoded by the coding sequence ATGCGTTTGTTTTTGCTGATCGGAGCCTTGATGATGACCACCGCCGCCCATGCCGCCCAGCCTTCCGGTGACGGGAAGACCGACTGGAAGCTCGTCATCCATGGCGGCGCCGGTGTGATCGAGCGGAGTCGGCTGAAGCCCGAGCAGGAGAAGGAGATACGCGCGGCGCTGGACCTGGCACTGCAGACGGGCTCCAAGATCCTGGCATCCGGCGGCGATTCGCTGGATGCGGTCGAGGCGGCGGTGAAGGTCCTGGAGAATGATCCGAACTTCAACGCCGGCCGCGGCGCCGTCTTCACCTATGACGGCACCAACGAGATGGACTCCGCGATCATGGACGGCGAGACTCGCAATGCCGGCGCCGTCGCCGGCGTCACCGCCACCAAGAATCCGATCAGCCTCGCCCGCGCGGTGATGGAGGATAGCCCGCATGTCATGCTGAGCGGCGAGGGCGCCAACCAGTTCTCGAAGGAGCAGGGGTTGGAGCAGGCGCCGCCCGAATATTTCGCGACGCCCGAACGTCGCCGCCAACTCGACGAGCTGAAGGCGAGGAAGCTCAGCTGGTTCGACGTCGATCTCAAATATGGCACGGTCGGCGCGGTCGCGCTCGACACGAAGGGCCATGTCGCCGCCGCCACCTCGACGGGAGGGCTCACCGGCAAGCGCTGGGACCGGATCGGCGATTCCCCGATCATCGGCGCCGGCACCTATGCCGACGACCGCGCCTGCGCCGTCTCCGCGACGGGAGCGGGCGAATATTTCATCCGCGCCGGCGTCGCCCACGAGATCTGCGCCCGCATTCGGATGAAGGGCGATGGCGGCAAGGAAGCGGCCGACGCGGTGATGGCCGAAGTGAAGGCGCTGGGCGGCGACGGCGGCGTCATCGTGGTGACGCCCAAGGGCGAGGCGACCTGGTCATTCAACACGCCTGGTATGTATCGCGGCAAGGCCAGTGCCGAAGGGCGGACCGTGGCCATTTTCGGAGACGAGTAG
- the pal gene encoding peptidoglycan-associated lipoprotein Pal, which translates to MNRNLLSTAAIAAALTLSACAKKAPEELPPPPSAPTAPTDTTGDTGQIGTGIVPGSRADFMQNVTSDRVFFGTDVHTLDAQARAVLDTQAQWLLANPSVNVTIEGHADERGTREYNLALGDRRANSAKNYLVSRGVPASRLNVVSWGKERPEALGSNESAWAQNRRAVTVVPQ; encoded by the coding sequence ATGAATAGGAATTTGCTCAGCACGGCCGCTATCGCCGCGGCGCTCACCCTTTCCGCCTGCGCCAAGAAGGCGCCGGAGGAACTGCCGCCGCCGCCGTCGGCCCCGACCGCGCCGACCGACACCACCGGCGACACGGGCCAGATCGGCACGGGCATCGTCCCCGGCTCGCGCGCCGACTTCATGCAGAATGTGACGTCGGACCGGGTCTTCTTCGGCACCGACGTGCACACGCTCGACGCCCAGGCGCGGGCCGTGCTCGACACCCAGGCGCAGTGGCTGCTCGCCAACCCCTCGGTCAATGTCACGATCGAAGGCCATGCCGACGAACGCGGCACCCGCGAATATAACCTGGCGCTCGGCGACCGCCGCGCCAACTCGGCCAAGAACTACCTCGTCTCGCGCGGCGTCCCGGCGTCGCGGCTGAACGTGGTCAGCTGGGGCAAGGAGCGGCCCGAGGCGCTCGGCTCCAACGAATCCGCCTGGGCCCAGAACCGCCGCGCCGTAACGGTGGTGCCGCAATAA
- the tolB gene encoding Tol-Pal system beta propeller repeat protein TolB, giving the protein MKSVALFILAAVALAAPAAAQERLRVDITGGIAAPMPIAIPPMPTPNAVGTAAGNTAELGRQVAEIVTNDLRNSGLFSPIRPGALRPVSYPEVTSPNFGYWSGTGATALVQGFVQANGDGTLTVGCYLYDVFARTELDRQGFVVTPQYWRRAAHKCADTVYTRLTGEGPYFDSRVVYVSETGPKANRIKRLAIMDQDGANHRFLTNGQSTVLTPRFAPNMQTIVYMSYDGERPRVYVYDIGSGRQRLLVNQPNMTFAPRFSPDGRYVVFSMSVGGNTDIYRVPTSGGTPQRLTNAPGIDTGGSYSPDGRQIVFESDRGGGQQLYVMNADGSNQRRISFGGGRYATPVWSPRGDLIAFTKIGGGFRIGVMSPNGSGERILTNAWQDEGPTWSPNGRVIMFFRTAQGSGRTDLWSVDLTGVNERRIPTPLDGSDPAWSPLLP; this is encoded by the coding sequence ATGAAATCCGTAGCTTTGTTCATTCTGGCTGCCGTCGCGCTGGCGGCGCCGGCGGCCGCCCAGGAGCGCCTCAGGGTCGACATCACGGGCGGCATCGCCGCGCCCATGCCGATCGCCATCCCGCCCATGCCGACGCCCAACGCGGTCGGGACCGCGGCCGGCAACACCGCCGAGCTTGGCCGGCAGGTGGCGGAGATCGTCACCAATGACCTTCGCAACAGCGGCCTGTTCAGCCCTATCCGGCCCGGTGCGCTGCGGCCCGTCTCCTATCCCGAGGTGACCTCCCCCAATTTCGGCTATTGGTCCGGGACCGGCGCCACCGCGTTGGTGCAGGGCTTCGTCCAGGCCAATGGCGATGGCACGCTGACCGTCGGCTGCTATCTCTACGATGTCTTCGCCCGCACCGAGCTCGACCGGCAGGGCTTTGTCGTGACGCCGCAATATTGGCGTCGCGCCGCGCACAAATGCGCCGACACCGTCTATACCCGCCTCACCGGCGAAGGCCCCTATTTCGACAGCCGCGTCGTCTATGTCTCGGAGACCGGCCCCAAGGCCAACCGCATCAAGCGGCTCGCCATCATGGACCAGGACGGCGCCAACCACCGCTTCCTCACCAACGGCCAGTCGACGGTGCTGACGCCGCGCTTCGCGCCCAACATGCAGACGATCGTCTATATGAGCTACGACGGCGAACGGCCGCGGGTCTATGTCTACGACATCGGCTCCGGGCGGCAGCGCTTGCTGGTCAACCAGCCGAACATGACGTTCGCCCCGCGCTTCTCGCCCGATGGCCGCTACGTCGTCTTTTCCATGTCGGTCGGCGGCAATACCGACATCTATCGGGTGCCGACGAGCGGCGGCACGCCGCAGCGCCTCACCAACGCGCCCGGCATCGACACCGGCGGCAGCTATTCGCCCGACGGCCGCCAGATCGTCTTCGAAAGCGACCGCGGCGGTGGGCAACAGCTTTATGTGATGAACGCCGATGGTTCGAACCAGCGCCGGATCAGCTTCGGCGGCGGCCGCTACGCCACGCCGGTGTGGAGCCCGCGCGGCGACCTCATCGCCTTCACCAAGATCGGCGGCGGCTTCCGGATTGGCGTCATGAGCCCGAACGGGTCGGGCGAGCGCATCCTCACCAACGCCTGGCAGGACGAGGGACCGACCTGGTCGCCCAACGGCCGCGTCATCATGTTCTTCCGAACCGCCCAGGGCTCCGGCCGCACCGATCTCTGGTCCGTGGATCTCACCGGCGTCAACGAAAGGCGGATCCCGACACCGCTCGATGGATCGGATCCGGCCTGGTCGCCGTTACTACCCTGA
- a CDS encoding ExbD/TolR family protein, with protein MAMGPIMGDHRQKRRTPMAEINVTPMVDVMLVLLIIFMVTAPLLVAGVPVDLPDSKAGALDQEQKPVQISLDANGALFIDEQPVSEPELPARLAQIASSATEEGGPRIFLRADRGLDYGLVMRVMGEINAAGLRKVALVSTQGSETG; from the coding sequence AGCGCCGCACGCCGATGGCGGAGATCAACGTCACGCCGATGGTCGACGTGATGCTGGTGCTGCTGATCATCTTCATGGTGACGGCGCCCCTGCTCGTCGCCGGCGTGCCGGTCGACCTGCCCGACAGCAAGGCCGGCGCGCTCGACCAGGAGCAGAAGCCGGTCCAGATCTCGCTCGACGCCAATGGCGCGCTGTTCATCGACGAGCAGCCGGTGAGCGAGCCCGAGCTCCCCGCCAGGTTGGCACAAATCGCCTCGTCCGCGACCGAAGAAGGCGGCCCCCGCATCTTCCTCCGCGCCGATCGCGGGTTGGATTACGGCCTGGTCATGCGCGTGATGGGCGAGATCAACGCCGCCGGACTGCGCAAGGTCGCGCTGGTCAGCACGCAGGGGTCCGAGACGGGCTGA